One stretch of Cololabis saira isolate AMF1-May2022 chromosome 15, fColSai1.1, whole genome shotgun sequence DNA includes these proteins:
- the LOC133460725 gene encoding zinc finger protein 501-like isoform X1, translating to MASTAAGKQRIPEVAKVKNEAPAEVQITAEQLLREAKERELELLPPPPKQKITDKEELNDSKLRKRKNHKGRPKRYCCVHCEQVFTTPSNLKIHEKTHSGDKLYSCDQCGAACTRQDQLKNHQRIHTGDKPYRCDQCGAAFADPSNLTTHQRIHTGNKPYRCDQCGAAFARQGDLTSHQRIHTGDRPYRCDQCGAAFALQGHLTRHQRIHTGDKPYRCDQCGAAFAEQGTLTKHQRIHTGDKPYRCDQCGAAFAQKSTLTTHQRIHSGDKPYRCDQCGAAFARQGVLTSHQRIHTGDKPYRCDHCGAAFAQQGALISHQRIHTGDKPYRCDQCGAAFALQSHLTRHQRIHTGDKPYRCDQCGTAFARQCHLKRHQRIHTG from the exons ATGGCGTCCACCGCGGCAGGGAAGCAGCGGATCCCCGAGGTGGCGAAG gtgaaaaaCGAAGCTCCTGCCGAGGTGCAGATCACCGCCgagcagctgctgagagaagCCAAGGAGAGGGAGCTGGAACTTCTGCCGCCGCCGCCCAAGCAGAAGATTACCGACAAGGAGGAGCTCAACGACTCCaagctgaggaagaggaag aatcataaaggaaGACCCAAAAGATACTGCTGTGTTCATTGCGAGCAAGTCTTCACCACTCCATCAAACCTGAAAATCCATGAGAAAACTCACAGTGGTGATAAACtatacagctgtgatcagtgtggtgcgGCTTGTACCCGACAAGATCAGCTAAAgaatcaccaacgtattcacactggagacaagccttacagatgtgatcagtgtggagcagcttttgccgATCCAAGTAACctaacgactcaccaacgtattcacactggaaacaagccttacagatgtgatcagtgtggagcggcttttgcccggcaaggtgatctaacgagtcaccaacgtattcacactggagacaggccttacaggtgtgatcagtgtggagcggcttttgccctgcaaggtcatttgacgagacaccaacgtattcacactggagacaagccttacagatgcgatcagtgtggagcggcttttgccgagCAAGGTACACTAACgaaacaccaacgtattcacactggagacaagccttacagatgcgatcagtgtggagcggcttttgcccagaaAAGTACCCTAAcaactcaccaacgtattcactctGGAGACAAGCcgtacaggtgtgatcagtgtggagcggcttttgcccggcaaggtgttctaacgagtcaccaacgtattcacactggagacaagccttacagatgcgatcattgtggggcggcttttgcccagcaaggtgcTCTAAttagtcaccaacgtattcacactggagacaagccttacagatgtgatcagtgtggggcggcTTTTGCCCTGCAAAGTCATTTGAcgagacaccaacgtattcacactggagacaagccttacaggtgtgatcagtgtggaacggcttttgcccggcaatGTCATTTGAAGAGgcatcaacgtattcacacagGATAA
- the LOC133460725 gene encoding zinc finger protein 665-like isoform X2 has translation MASTAAGKQRIPEVAKNHKGRPKRYCCVHCEQVFTTPSNLKIHEKTHSGDKLYSCDQCGAACTRQDQLKNHQRIHTGDKPYRCDQCGAAFADPSNLTTHQRIHTGNKPYRCDQCGAAFARQGDLTSHQRIHTGDRPYRCDQCGAAFALQGHLTRHQRIHTGDKPYRCDQCGAAFAEQGTLTKHQRIHTGDKPYRCDQCGAAFAQKSTLTTHQRIHSGDKPYRCDQCGAAFARQGVLTSHQRIHTGDKPYRCDHCGAAFAQQGALISHQRIHTGDKPYRCDQCGAAFALQSHLTRHQRIHTGDKPYRCDQCGTAFARQCHLKRHQRIHTG, from the exons ATGGCGTCCACCGCGGCAGGGAAGCAGCGGATCCCCGAGGTGGCGAAG aatcataaaggaaGACCCAAAAGATACTGCTGTGTTCATTGCGAGCAAGTCTTCACCACTCCATCAAACCTGAAAATCCATGAGAAAACTCACAGTGGTGATAAACtatacagctgtgatcagtgtggtgcgGCTTGTACCCGACAAGATCAGCTAAAgaatcaccaacgtattcacactggagacaagccttacagatgtgatcagtgtggagcagcttttgccgATCCAAGTAACctaacgactcaccaacgtattcacactggaaacaagccttacagatgtgatcagtgtggagcggcttttgcccggcaaggtgatctaacgagtcaccaacgtattcacactggagacaggccttacaggtgtgatcagtgtggagcggcttttgccctgcaaggtcatttgacgagacaccaacgtattcacactggagacaagccttacagatgcgatcagtgtggagcggcttttgccgagCAAGGTACACTAACgaaacaccaacgtattcacactggagacaagccttacagatgcgatcagtgtggagcggcttttgcccagaaAAGTACCCTAAcaactcaccaacgtattcactctGGAGACAAGCcgtacaggtgtgatcagtgtggagcggcttttgcccggcaaggtgttctaacgagtcaccaacgtattcacactggagacaagccttacagatgcgatcattgtggggcggcttttgcccagcaaggtgcTCTAAttagtcaccaacgtattcacactggagacaagccttacagatgtgatcagtgtggggcggcTTTTGCCCTGCAAAGTCATTTGAcgagacaccaacgtattcacactggagacaagccttacaggtgtgatcagtgtggaacggcttttgcccggcaatGTCATTTGAAGAGgcatcaacgtattcacacagGATAA